Proteins from one Juglans microcarpa x Juglans regia isolate MS1-56 chromosome 1S, Jm3101_v1.0, whole genome shotgun sequence genomic window:
- the LOC121246775 gene encoding protein FAR1-RELATED SEQUENCE 7-like, with protein MVIKAYPVGMVRATDVNGMDEAEFGFEPHVGLEFDSADDARELYSLYAKRMGFKIRTGQLYRSRTDGSVASRRFVCSKEGFQLNSRSGCPAFIRVQRRDTGKWVIDHFLKDHNHDLEHTDEKCPPFMLPKTPIVKNLMTDVAHKPKVKWLEEVEGGQPCTSGVIKRVKREGDGGRFQDDGGRFQDEPRVGLEFNSANDAHEFYHAYAANKGFRIRIGQLFRSKLDGSITSRRFVCSKEGYQHPSRVGCGAYMRIKRQDSGRWVVDRLKKDHNHELGAQMETHKKSSNASNKFIAEASDGLENKNLVTMCNGNFVKRCRENCIGSDWYSMLFEYFQSRQAEDTGFFYAVEVNDGNCMSIFWADGRSRYSCSQFGDTIVLDTSYKNSMYLVPFATFVGVNHHRQPVLLACALIADESKESYSWLFKTWLRAMSGRCPLSIIADQDTAIQQAILEVFPGTHHRFSSWQFKAKEREFLSLMDNGFKCEYENCVLQSQTANEFDIAWNTLLNRYDLKENVWLTEMYKMRASWVPLFLRGTFFAGIPINESIDSFFGTLLNAQTPVSEFVSRYERGLERRREDERKEDFNSFNLQAFLQTKEPVEEQCRRLYTLTVFKIFQKELLQSYSYLGLKIYEEGAASRYLVRKCGNEYEKNIVAFCASNLNVGCSCQMFEFEGVLCRHVLRVLQILDVREIPPHFILHRWTRNAEYGIIRDVESGGTSQEFRNLMLWSLRETACKYIEAGAASIEKYKLAYEIMREGGRKLCWQR; from the coding sequence ATGGTTATAAAGGCGTATCCTGTAGGTATGGTACGTGCAACAGATGTCAATGGAATGGATGAAGCAGAGTTTGGATTTGAGCCACATGTGGGGTTGGAGTTTGATTCAGCAGATGATGCACGGGAGTTATACAGCCTCTATGCAAAGCGTATGGGCTTTAAGATTCGAACAGGTCAGCTGTACCGATCAAGAACTGATGGTTCAGTTGCTTCTAGAAGATTTGTGTGCTCAAAGGAGGGTTTTCAGCTCAATTCACGATCAGGCTGCCCAGCATTCATAAGGGTGCAGAGACGTGATACTGGGAAGTGGGTTATCGACCACTTCCTGAAGGACCACAATCATGATCTCGAGCATACGGATGAAAAATGCCCTCCCTTTATGCTGCCAAAGACACCTATAGTTAAGAATTTGATGACCGATGTAGCCCATAAGCCAAAAGTCAAATGGCTTGAGGAAGTAGAGGGTGGACAGCCATGTACATCTGGCGTTATTAAACGCGTTAAGAGGGAAGGAGATGGAGGGCGATTCCAAGATGATGGAGGGCGATTCCAAGATGAACCTCGTGTGGGTTTAGAGTTCAATTCAGCTAATGATGCACATGAGTTTTATCATGCATATGCGGCCAATAAAGGATTTAGAATTCGGATTGGTCAATTGTTTCGTTCAAAGCTTGATGGGTCAATTACATCCAGGCGATTTGTGTGCTCAAAGGAAGGTTATCAACATCCTTCAAGAGTAGGTTGTGGAGCATATATGCGTATTAAGAGACAAGATTCTGGAAGGTGGGTAGTGGACCGTCTTAAAAAAGATCACAATCACGAACTTGGGGCTCAAATGGAAACTCATAAGAAAAGCTCTAATGCTTCCAATAAGTTCATAGCAGAGGCAAGTGATGGgctggaaaataaaaatttagttaCCATGTGTAACGGAAACTTTGTCAAAAGATGTCGAGAAAACTGCATCGGAAGTGATTGGTACAGTATgctttttgagtattttcaaaGCAGACAAGCAGAGGATACAGGATTCTTTTATGCAGTCGAAGTTAATGATGGTAATTGCATGAGCATTTTTTGGGCTGATGGCCGGTCTAGGTATTCATGCAGTCAGTTTGGTGATACGATTGTTCTAGATACTTCATACAAGAATAGTATGTATTTGGTTCCTTTTGCAACTTTTGTGGGAGTTAACCACCACAGGCAACCAGTGCTTCTTGCTTGTGCTCTGATTGCTGATGAATCTAAGGAGTCTTACTCGTGGTTATTTAAAACTTGGCTCAGGGCAATGTCAGGGCGATGTCCACTGTCAATAATAGCTGATCAAGACACAGCCATCCAACAAGCAATACTGGAAGTCTTTCCTGGAACCCATCATCGTTTTTCGTCGTGGCAATTTAAGGCAAAAGAAAGGGAATTTCTCAGTTTAATGGATAATGGTTTTAAATGTGAATACGAAAATTGTGTTCTCCAAAGTCAGACAGCTAATGAATTTGATATAGCATGGAATACCCTTCTCAACAGATATGACTTGAAGGAGAATGTTTGGCTGACAGAAATGTACAAAATGCGTGCAAGTTGGGTGCCACTGTTCTTACGGGGCACCTTTTTTGCTGGCATTCCCATAAATGAAAGCATTGACTCGTTCTTTGGCACACTCTTGAATGCCCAGACACCGGTCTCAGAGTTTGTTTCAAGATATGAGAGAGGCCTTGAGCGTCGTCGCGAGGATGAAAGAAAAGAGgacttcaactcttttaacttgCAGGCTTTTTTGCAGACAAAGGAACCAGTAGAAGAACAATGTAGAAGGTTGTACACGCTTACTGTGTTCAAGATATTTCAAAAGGAGCTTCTGCAAAGCTACAGTTACCTTGGACTTAAAATTTATGAAGAAGGGGCGGCCAGTAGATATTTGGTGCGCAAGTGTGGGAATGAGTATGAGAAAAATATAGTTGCATTTTGTGCATCCAATCTCAACGTGGGTTGTAGCTGTCAAATGTTTGAATTCGAAGGGGTGCTGTGCAGACATGTCTTGAGAGTTCTCCAAATATTAGATGTAAGAGAAATCCCGCCTCACTTCATTTTACATCGGTGGACAAGAAATGCCGAGTATGGTATCATTCGTGATGTTGAATCCGGGGGTACTTCTCAAGAATTTAGAAATTTGATGCTGTGGAGTTTGAGAGAAACAGCATGTAAATACATAGAGGCTGGTGCAGCATCTATTGAAAAGTACAAACTTGCATATGAGATTATGCGGGAGGGCGGAAGAAAGCTTTGTTGGCAAAGGTAA
- the LOC121246776 gene encoding protein ABCI12, chloroplastic yields the protein MNCTQRAFPTFTFPANHSSPKRLISPIFTPFISQTLPNPRPLIFPYKALKPAKKIRLPSRASLSDNSESWKWVKWLPTGALAADKVLRLIAGATASPIYQFVSSPTTFLHSVDPRVKLVWLLALVVLPARSHVIMRLGLVIYLTFLSIWVLPRQVWMDQLGRVYLLSGILFLMLGLGSDGVPPLVQLRTPPPSMMGLPNLPASLGGYSYLIMKLGPFQFTRKGLSVASTAACLTFTVFQSASLCLTTTTPEQLAFGLRWFMLPLTCIGVPVAEIILTLMLSLRFVSLVFDEVRNVALGIVSRRINWQQLTMMETIDIFFIYLRRIFKNIFSHAEQISQAMIIRGFRGDSNTHKIHFLSGSSIGMADIVSLLFLVGVTGAALLSDYFLV from the exons ATGAACTGTACGCAGCGTGCCTTCCCAACGTTCACATTCCCCGCTAACCATTCTTCTCCCAAACGCCTAATTTCCCCCATTTTTACTCCCTTCATCTCCCAAACGCTCCCAAATCCCAGGCCCCTCATTTTCCCGTACAAAGCCCTCAAACCAGCGAAGAAGATAAGACTCCCAAGTAGAGCTTCCTTGAGCGATAATAGTGAATCCTGGAAATGGGTGAAGTGGTTGCCCACCGGAGCTCTCGCTGCCGATAAGGTTCTGAGGCTGATTGCGGGCGCAACCGCCAGCCCCATTTACCAGTTTGTATCGTCGCCCACCACTTTTCTTCATTCCGTGGATCCTCGAGTGAAACTG GTATGGCTTTTGGCTTTGGTGGTTCTACCAGCAAGGTCACATGTAATAATGCGTTTAGGACTTGTGATATACTTGACTTTTCTGTCAATATGGGTTCTCCCAAGACAGGTTTGGATG GACCAATTGGGAAGAGTGTATCTGCTTTCAggaattttatttcttatgttgGGGTTGGGTTCAGATGGTGTACCGCCCCTTGTCCAGTTGAGAACCCCTCCACCTTCGATGATGGGATTGCCTAATCTTCCTGCTTCTTTGGGAGGttattcatatttaattatgaaGTTGGGACCATTTCAATTTACAAGAAAAGGCTTGTCGGTAGCAAGCACTGCTGCGTGTTTAACATTCACT GTCTTCCAAAGTGCAAGCCTTTGCCTGACAACCACTACCCCTGAACAACTTGCATTTGGGTTGCGATGGTTTATGCTTCCTTTGACATGTATTGGTGTCCCAGTGGCTGAAATTATTCTTACCCTCATGCTTTCATTGAGGTTCGTCAGTCTAGTGTTCGATGAG GTCCGTAATGTTGCATTGGGAATTGTTTCTCGTAGGATAAATTGGCAGCAATTGACGATGATGGAGACAATCGATA TTTTCTTTATCTACCTGCGTCGGatcttcaaaaatatatttagccATGCAGAGCAGATTTCCCAG GCAATGATCATCAGAGGGTTTAGAGGGGACAGCAACACGCATAAAATTCACTTTCTTTCAGGCTCGTCCATTGGTATGGCAGATATTGTTTCTTTGCTGTTCCTAGTTGGTGTTACAGGTGCTGCCCTTTTGTCTGATTACTTCCTTGTGTGA
- the LOC121246777 gene encoding membrane protein PM19L-like has product MASGGSKSAASVLLIVNLVLYFIATAIAVWAVNHGIQRSRETASALSISARLFPIYMPIGNTATGFFVIFSLIAGVVGMATSLAGLNDVAQWDAHNLHAAASSSLATWALTLLAMGLACKEIQLGWTDSNLRSLEIIIIVVSATQMSCMGAIQVGVEDAVAQQRGRP; this is encoded by the exons ATGGCTTCTGGAGGATCCAAATCAGCAGCCTCAGTCCTCCTAATAGTCAATCTTGTTCTGTATTTCATTGCAACTGCGATCGCTGTATGGGCTGTAAATCATGGGATTCAAAGATCTCGCGAGACAG CATCTGCTTTGTCTATTTCGGCTCGCCTTTTTCCGATATACATGCCAATCGGAAACACGGCGACCGGTTTCTTTGTGATTTTCTCCCTCATTGCCGGCGTTGTGGGCATGGCCACCTCACTTGCTGGACTTAACGATGTTGCTCAATGGGATGCGCACAACTTACACGCAGCAGCATCCTCTTCTCTTGCAACTTGGGCTCTCACTCTACTGGCCATGgg ATTAGCGTGTAAAGAGATTCAACTTGGTTGGACAGATTCAAACCTG AGGAGTCTTGAAATCATCATCATAGTTGTGAGTGCGACACAAATGTCTTGTATGGGTGCTATCCAAGTTGGAGTTGAAGATGCTGTTGCACAACAAAGAGGCCGCCCTTGA